A single window of Eucalyptus grandis isolate ANBG69807.140 chromosome 1, ASM1654582v1, whole genome shotgun sequence DNA harbors:
- the LOC120290879 gene encoding protein IN2-1 homolog B-like isoform X1 — protein sequence MASPAVVENLPPSLNSSAEQPPLFDGTTKLYTCYTCPFAQRVWIARNYKGLQDKIKLVPLILEDRPAWYKEKVYSVNKVPALEHNGKIIGESLDLIKYVDSNFEGPSLFPDDPEKKKFVEELWSYVDEFIKIVYTSFKGEGPKNVVLLSIIWRVLLANLRMDHSFSANSVGWTLPTSHLLKDSKSSYLKHLSMTSLLADLS from the exons ATGGCTTCTCC CGCCGTGGTAGAGAACTTGCCTCCTTCGTTGAACTCCAGCGCCGAGCAACCTCCTCTTTTCGATGGAACGACGAA GTTGTACACCTGTTATACATGCCCATTTGCTCAGCGTGTCTGGATCGCGAGGAACTATAAG GGACTGCAGGACAAGATTAAGTTAGTTCCTCTTATTCTTGAGGACAGGCCTGCTTGGTACAAGGAAAAAGTCTACTCCGTGAATAAG GTCCCGGCATTGGAGCACAACGGGAAAATCATTGGAGAGAGCCTAGACCTCATCAAATACGTGGACAGCAACTTTGAAGGGCCTTCTCTTTTCCCTGAT GATCCTGAAAAGAAGAAGTTTGTTGAAGAACTGTGGTCTTATGTTGATGAATTCATAAAGATAGTCTACACTTCATTCAAGGGAGAAGGACCAAAGAATGTG GTCCTGCTTTCGATCATTTGGAGAGTGCTCTTGGCAAATTTGAGGATGGACCATTCTTTCTCGGCCAATTCAGTGGG GTGGACATTGCCTACATCACATTTgttgaaagattccaaatcttctTACCTGAAGCATTTAAGTATGACATCACTGCTGGCAGACCTAAGCTAG
- the LOC104436010 gene encoding glutathione S-transferase L3 has translation MASPAAVENLPPPLNSSAEQPPLFDGTTKLYTCYTCPFAQRVWITRNYKGLQDKIKLVPLNLQDRPAWYKEKVYPMNKVPALEHNGKIIGESLDLVKYVDSNFEGPSLFPEDPEKKKFGKELWSYIDEFIKIVFTSFKGEGPKECGPAFDHLESALGKFEDGPFFLGQFSGVDIAYIPFVERFQIFLSEAFKYDITAGRPKLAAWIEEMNKIDAYKQTKTDPKELVEFYNKRFTAQQ, from the exons ATGGCTTCTCC CGCCGCGGTAGAGAACTTGCCTCCTCCGTTGAACTCCAGCGCCGAGCAACCTCCTCTTTTCGATGGAACAACGAA GTTGTACACCTGTTACACATGCCCATTTGCTCAGCGCGTCTGGATCACGAGGAACTATAAG GGACTGCAGGACAAGATTAAATTAGTTCCACTCAATCTTCAGGACAGGCCTGCTTGGTACAAGGAGAAAGTCTACCCCATGAATAAG GTCCCAGCATTGGAGCACAACGGGAAAATCATTGGAGAGAGCCTAGACCTTGTCAAATACGTGGACAGCAACTTTGAAGGGCCTTCTCTTTTCCCTGAG GATCCTGAGAAGAAGAAGTTTGGTAAAGAACTGTGGTCttatattgatgaattcatCAAGATAGTCTTCACTTCATTCAAGGGAGAAGGACCAAAAGAATGTG GTCCTGCTTTCGATCATTTGGAGAGTGCTCTTGGCAAATTTGAGGATGGACCATTCTTTCTCGGCCAATTCAGTGGG GTGGATATTGCCTACATCCCATTTgttgaaagattccaaatcttctTATCTGAAGCATTTAAGTATGACATCACTGCTGGCAGACCTAAGCTAGCAGCATGGATTGAG GAAATGAACAAGATCGATGCTTACAAGCAGACAAAGACTGATCCTAAAGAACTTGTTGAATTCTACAATAAGCGCTTCACT GCTCAGCAGTAA
- the LOC120290879 gene encoding glutathione S-transferase L3-like isoform X2 translates to MASPAVVENLPPSLNSSAEQPPLFDGTTKLYTCYTCPFAQRVWIARNYKGLQDKIKLVPLILEDRPAWYKEKVYSVNKVPALEHNGKIIGESLDLIKYVDSNFEGPSLFPDDPEKKKFVEELWSYVDEFIKIVYTSFKGEGPKNVVSPAFDHLESALGKFEDGPFFLGQFSGVDIAYITFVEKIQIFLSEAFKYDITAGRPKLAAWIEEMNKIDAYKQTKTDPKELVEFYKKRFTAQQ, encoded by the exons ATGGCTTCTCC CGCCGTGGTAGAGAACTTGCCTCCTTCGTTGAACTCCAGCGCCGAGCAACCTCCTCTTTTCGATGGAACGACGAA GTTGTACACCTGTTATACATGCCCATTTGCTCAGCGTGTCTGGATCGCGAGGAACTATAAG GGACTGCAGGACAAGATTAAGTTAGTTCCTCTTATTCTTGAGGACAGGCCTGCTTGGTACAAGGAAAAAGTCTACTCCGTGAATAAG GTCCCGGCATTGGAGCACAACGGGAAAATCATTGGAGAGAGCCTAGACCTCATCAAATACGTGGACAGCAACTTTGAAGGGCCTTCTCTTTTCCCTGAT GATCCTGAAAAGAAGAAGTTTGTTGAAGAACTGTGGTCTTATGTTGATGAATTCATAAAGATAGTCTACACTTCATTCAAGGGAGAAGGACCAAAGAATGTGGTAA GTCCTGCTTTCGATCATTTGGAGAGTGCTCTTGGCAAATTTGAGGATGGACCATTCTTTCTCGGCCAATTCAGTGGG GTGGACATTGCCTACATCACATTTGTTGAAAAGATTCAGATCTTCTTATCTGAAGCATTTAAGTATGACATCACTGCAGGCAGACCTAAGCTAGCAGCATGGATTGAG GAAATGAACAAGATCGATGCTTACAAGCAGACAAAGACTGATCCTAAAGAACTTGTTGAATTCTACAAGAAGCGCTTCACT GCTCAGCAGTAA